A portion of the Lolium rigidum isolate FL_2022 chromosome 1, APGP_CSIRO_Lrig_0.1, whole genome shotgun sequence genome contains these proteins:
- the LOC124647083 gene encoding aspartyl protease APCB1-like → MTQSAPLLSGEKPELRHGDVFVITLPGHHDQADDGPSPSRWAAAWRAVMVLAALALAGHCYRLHYYSPEVAARLWGEGWRWSAEGASSSSFLLPLYTKKAGHGAGVKASTAALPERFVLQEFVLLPPLICRRYYTSINIGNPARPYFLDVDTGTDLTWIQCDAPCTNCTKGPHPLYKPSKGNMVHPKDSVCQELQGNQNYCDTCKQCEYEIAYADRSSSAGVLARDSMQLITADAEREIVPFVFGCAYDQQGKLLDSTTGTDGVLGLSNGAISLPTQLANQGIISNVFGHCIPADPTSSGYMFLGDEYIPRWGMTWVPIRNGPENVYSTEVQKVNYGGQELNVRRQAGKLTQVIFDSGSSYTYFPREIYRNLIASLEDVSPGFVHDDSDQTLPFCMKPNFPVRSVDDVKELFKPLELQFRKRWFVIPRTFTISPESYLIISEKGNVCLGVLDGTEIGHRSTIIIGDASLRGKLVVYDNDENQMGWVQSDCTRPQKESRVHSFLSRALHSQLL, encoded by the exons ATGACACAGTCGGCGCCGCTGCTGTCGGGGGAGAAGCCGGAGCTGCGCCATGGCGATGTGTTCGTGATCACGCTCCCGGGCCATCACGACCAGGCAGACGACGGGCCGTCGCCGTCCAGGTGGGCCGCTGCGTGGAGGGCGGTGATGGTGCTCGCGGCGCTCGCGCTGGCTGGGCACTGCTACCGCCTGCACTACTACTCCCCCGAGGTGGCCGCCCGGCTCTGGGGGGAAGGCTGGAGATGGAGCGCCGAGggcgcctcgtcgtcgtccttcctGCTGCCGCTCTACACCAAGaaggccggccacggcgccggcgtcAAGGCTTCCACGGCGGCGCTGCCGGAGAGGTTCGTGCTGCAGGAATTCG TTCTTCTTCCACCATTGATATGCAGGCGGTACTACACTTCGATAAACATCGGCAATCCTGCCAGACCCTACTTTCTCGACGTTGACACCGGGACTGACCTGACATGGATCCAGTGCGACGCACCCTGCACCAACTGCACAAAG GGGCCTCATCCTTTGTATAAGCCTTCGAAAGGGAACATGGTTCACCCCAAGGACTCAGTGTgccaggaactgcaaggcaaccaGAATTACTGCGACACTTGCAAACAGTGTGAATACGAGATCGCATATGCGGATCGAAGCTCCTCTGCCGGTGTGCTTGCAAGAGATAGTATGCAACTGATCACTGCAGATGCTGAAAGGGAAATTGTGCCCTTTGTGTTCGG GTGTGCATATGATCAGCAAGGAAAGCTTTTGGACTCAACAACAGGTACTGATGGAGTCCTTGGCCTTAGCAATGGGGCAATAAGCCTTCCTACCCAGCTGGCCAACCAAGGGATTATTTCCAATGTTTTTGGCCATTGTATCCCCGCGGATCCCACAAGTAGTGGCTATATGTTCCTTGGTGACGAGTACATTCCCAGATGGGGAATGACATGGGTTCCcatccggaatggtccaga GAACGTGTACAGCACAGAAGTCCAGAAAGTAAACTATGGGGGTCAGGAGCTTAATGTGCGACGGCAGGCAGGGAAACTGACTCAAGTGATCTTTGATAGCGGGAGCTCGTACACGTATTTCCCACGTGAAATATACAGAAACCTGATTGCTTCG CTTGAAGACGTCTCACCAGGATTTGTACATGATGATTCAGATCAAACACTACCTTTCTGCATGAAACCTAATTTCCCAGTGAG GTCTGTAGATGATGTGAAGGAACTGTTCAAGCCCTTGGAACTGCAATTCCGGAAAAGATGGTTCGTGATCCCAAGAACATTCACAATTTCTCCTGAAAGCTACTTGATCATCAGT GAGAAAGGCAATGTCTGCCTAGGGGTGCTTGATGGAACAGAGATTGGCCACAGATCAACAATAATAATTGGAG ACGCCTCTCTCcgtgggaagttggttgtgtatgACAATGACGAGAATCAGATGGGATGGGTTCAGTCGGACTGCACCAGGCCACAGAAAGAAAGCAGAGTTCATTCCTTCCTTTCAAGAGCATTGCACAGTCAACTTCTTTAA
- the LOC124705086 gene encoding aluminum-activated malate transporter 9-like — protein MAGVPPAQLGSLWSTLEDQRGGGRGDVPLLSSTWSLPGGEGASKEQDRKGPLGHAGAAVAGAWGAVCDGAAEMWAFARADRRRPVFAAKVGVALALISLLVFLREPREIVSHSIWAVLTVVVVFEFSIGATLSKGFNRALGTLTAGGLALAVAELSKNLGALEEVILIISTFTVGFCTNLIKLHPKMKPYEYGFRVFLLTFVYVMVSGYNTGKFTDTAVSRFVLIAIGAAVSLGINIGIYPIWAGEDLHNLIAKNFAGVAKSLEGCVDGYLKCMEYERIPSKILTYQASDDPLYSGYRAAVEASAQEETLLGFAIWEPPHGPYKMMSYPWKSFTKVGGALRHCSFAVMALHGCILSEIQAPPEYRRLFISEFHRVGREGAKVLRELGDNVKTMNKLRSSDILFEVHLAAEQLQKKIDEKSYLLVNTERWDTSKRAEGIKDAMNGTGVVAKENKNDVAEPTIADQTSAHHYKSFAASSFLSRYDSQSTIDGYRTLLAWPTRRSFHPNLPLEDEESKTYESASALSLATFASLLIEFVARLQNVVNAFEELSEKANFKDPVEEPAAVSTGDGGILHKICKSLGLRS, from the exons ATGGCGGgggtgccgccggcgcagctggggTCGCTGTGGTCGACGCTGGAGGACCAGCGGGGCGGCGGGCGCGGGGACGTGCCGCTGCTCTCGTCGACCTGGAGCCTGCCGGGCGGCGAGGGGGCCAGCAAGGAGCAGGACCGCAAGGGGCCGCTCGGGCACGCCGGCGCCGCGGTGGCGGGGGCGTGGGGCGCGGTCTGCGACGGGGCGGCCGAGATGTGGGCGTTCGCGCGCGCCGACCGCCGGAGGCCCGTCTTCGCCGCCAAGGTCGGGGTCGCGCTCGCCCTCATCTCGCTGCTCGTCTTCCTCCGCGAGCCGCGCGAGATCGTCAGCCACTCCATCTGGGCCGTCCtcaccgtcgtcgtcgtcttcgagtTCAGCATCG GTGCAACATTGAGCAAAGGTTTCAACAGGGCATTAGGAACACTTACTGCAGGAGGGCTTGCTCTAGCAGTTGCCGAATTATCCAAAAACTTGGGGGCATTGGAAGAAGTGATTCTTATTATTAGCACCTTTACTGTTG GTTTTTGCACAAACTTGATAAAATTACACCCAAAGATGAAGCCTTATGAATATGGATTTCGTGTATTCTTGCTGACATTCGTTTATGTCATGGTCTCTGGGTACAACACGGGGAAATTCACTGACACGGCTGTAAGTAGATTTGTATTGATTGCTATTGGTGCTGCTGTCAGTCTCGGAATCAACATTGGTATTTACCCAATCTGGGCTGGAGAGGATTTGCACAATTTGATTGCAAAGAATTTTGCTGGTGTTGCCAAATCCTTAGAAG GCTGTGTCGATGGATACCTGAAATGCATGGAGTATGAAAGGATTCCTTCAAAAATACTTACATatcaagcttctgatgatcctcTATATAGTGGGTACAGGGCAGCTGTTGAGGCATCAGCACAAGAGGAAACTCTG TTAGGTTTTGCTATATGGGAACCACCCCATGGCCCTTACAAAATGATGAGCTATCCTTGGAAGAGCTTCACTAAAGTTGGTGGAGCATTAAGGCATTGTTCCTTTGCAGTTATGGCATTGCATGGTTGCATTCTTTCAGAAATTCAG GCACCGCCAGAATACAGAAggctttttatttcagaatttcatAGAGTGGGCAGAGAAGGTGCTAAAGTGTTGCGCGAGCTTGGAGACAATGTTAAGACAATGAACAAGTTGAGATCTTCAGATATACTATTTGAAGTCCACTTGGCAGCTGAGCAGTTGCAAAAAAAGATTGATGAGAAGTCATACCTCCTGGTGAATACCGAAAGATGGGACACTAGCAAGCGAGCTGAAGGAATCAAAGATGCCATGAATGGCACCGGTGTCGTggcaaaagaaaataagaatgaTGTGGCGGAACCTACAATAGCTGATCAAACTTCGGCTCATCATTATAAGAGCTTTGCTGCTAGTTCATTTCTTAGCAGATATGATTCACAATCAACTATAGACGGTTACAGGACACTACTAGCCTGGCCTACTCGAAGATCATTCCATCCAAACTTGCCACTTGAAGACGAAGAGTCAAAAACATATGAAAGTGCAAGTGCTTTATCCCTGGCCACATTTGCCTCACTTCTAATCGAGTTTGTTGCCCGGCTACAGAATGTTGTTAACGCATTTGAAGAGCTGAGTGAGAAGGCTAACTTCAAGGATCCTGTGGAAGAGCCTGCTGCAGTTAGCACAGGTGATGGTGGGATTCTCCATAAAATATGCAAATCTCTTGGACTGAGGAGTTGA